In Bactrocera oleae isolate idBacOlea1 chromosome 3, idBacOlea1, whole genome shotgun sequence, a genomic segment contains:
- the emb gene encoding exportin-1, translating to MAMLSTEEASKLLDFSQKLDISLLDKIVECLYTSQGEQLRLAQDILTTLREHPDAWTRVDSILEFSQNQRTKFYALQILEEVIKTRWKILPRNQCEGIKKYVVGLIIKTSSDPETMEANKVYLNKLNLILVQILKREWPRNWETFISDIVGASKTNESLCKNNMVILKNLSEEVFDFSAGQITQMKAKHLKDTMCSEFSQIFQLCSFVLESSMNAPLIQVTLETLLRFLSWIPLGYIFETALIETLIYKFLSVPMFRNVTLQCLSEIAGLSVPDYNENFARMFKDTMVQLDQMIGQNPNMSHIYANGSSTEQVFVQNLAMFLCTFLKEHGKLVEDVKYIDYLNQALLYLVMISEVEDVEVFKICMEYWNNLVEDLYNSETFVGATTHITQTDAVSLAKRNVFPRRRFYGNILSKVRYIMISRMAKPEEVLVVENENGEVVREFMKDTNAINLYKNMRETLVFLTHLDYADTERIMTLKLMNQVNGTEFSWKNLNTLCWAIGSISGAFCEEDEKRFLVTVIKDLLGLCEQKKGKDNKAIIASNIMYVVGQYPRFLRAHWKFLKTVVNKLFEFMHETHDGVQDMACDTFIKIAIKCRRYFVTIQPNEACTFIDEILSTMSSIICDLQPQQVHTFYEAVGYMISAQVDQVQQDALIEKYMFLPNQVWDDIISRASKNVDFLKNMTAVKQLGSILKTNVAACKALGHAYVIQLGRIYLDMLNVYKITSENIIQAIEVNGVVVNNQPLIKSMNVVKKETLNLISEWVSRSNDNQLVMDNFIPPLLDAVLLDYQRCKVPSAREPKVLSSMAIIVHKLRNHITNEVPKIFDAVFECTLDMINKNFEDYPQHRTSFYELLQAVNAHCFKAFLNIPPAQFRLVFDSVVWAFKHTMRNVADMGLNILYKMLQNLEQHPQAAQSFYQTYFTDILMQIFSVVTDTSHTAGLANHATILAYMFSLVENNKITVSLGPIPDNTIFIQEYVASLLKSAFNHLTDNQIKVFVTGLFNLDENVQAFKEHLRDFLIQIREITGEDDSDLYLEEREAALREEQANKRLMQRNIPGMLNPHELPEDMQDE from the exons ATGGCGATGCTTTCGACGGAGGAAGCCAGCAAATTGTTGGATTTTTCTCAGAAGCTTGACATTAGCTTATTAGACAAGATTGTAGAATGCTTGTATACGTCACAGGGGGAGCAGTTACGCCTTGCACAAGATATTCTTACAACATTGCGTGAGCATCCAGATGCATGGACGCGAGTAGACAGCATATTAGAATTCTCTCAAAATCAGAGAACCAAATTTTATGCACTGCAAATACTGGAAGAAGTAATTAAAACTCGTTGGAAAATTTTACCCCGCAACCAGTGTGAGGGAATCAAGAAATATGTTGTTGGACTTATTATTAAAACATCCTCAGATCCTGAAACAATGGAGGCAAATAAAGTATACTTAAACAAGTTGAATTTAATATTGGTACAGATATTGAAACGTGAATGGCCTCGGAACTGGGAGACATTCATAAGTGACATTGTAGGAGCTTCGAAGACAAACGAAAGCCTTTGCAAGAATAATATGGTTATTTTAAAAAACCTTAGTGAAGAGGTTTTTGACTTTTCAGCTGGGCAAATAACTCAAATGAAGGCTAAACATCTGAAAGATACCATGTGCTCAGAATTTTCGCAAATATTTCAGCTTTGTTCTTTTGTTTTGGAAAGTTCTATGAATGCACCTCTAATACAAGTTACTTTAGAGACATTGCTCCGATTCCTGAGTTGGATTCCATTGGGCTATATATTTGAGACAGCATTAATTGAAAcactaatttataaatttttaagtgtCCCAATGTTTCGAAATGTTACATTGCAGTGCCTCTCTGAGATTGCAGGCCTCTCTGTGCCCGATTATAACGAAAATTTTGCGAGAATGTTTAAGGATACGATGGTGCAGTTAGATCAAATGATCGGACAAAATCCCAATATGAGTCATATTTACGCTAACGGCAGCAGCACTGAACAAGTTTTTGTTCAGAATTTGGCAATGTTCTTGTGCACATTCCTGAAAGAACATGGTAAACTTGTAGAGGATGTCAAATATATCGACTATTTAAATCAGGCTCTACTTTATTTGGTAATGATATCCGAAGTTGAGGATGTTGaggttttcaaaatttgtatggaGTACTGGAATAATCTGGTTGAGGATCTTTATAATAGCGAAACATTTGTGGGCGCTACAACGCATATTACTCAAACTGATGCAGTATCTTTAGCCAAACGTAATGTGTTTCCCCGACGTCGCTTTTACGGCAATATCTTATCTAAAGTTCGATATATCATGATTTCAAGGATGGCTAAACCTGAAGAAGTACTTGTTGTCGAAAATGAAAATGGCGAAGTTGTTCGAGAATTTATGAAAGATACTAAtgccataaatttatataagaatATGCGCGAAACGCTCGTATTTCTTACACATTTGGATTATGCTGACACAGAACGCATAATGACATTAAAGCTAATGAATCAAGTTAATGGTACAGAGTTCTCATGGAAAAACCTTAACACGCTTTGCTGGGCTATAGGATCCATATCAG GTGCTTTCTGCGAAGAAGACGAAAAACGTTTCCTCGTTACAGTTATAAAAGATCTGCTTGGCTTGTGCGAACAAAAAAAGGGTAAAGATAATAAGGCTATCATCGCCTCTAATATCATGTATGTTGTTGGACAGTATCCACGCTTTCTGCGTGCTCATTGGAAATTTCTGAAAACTGTTGTTAATAAACTTTTCGAATTTATGCACGAAACACATGATGGCGTGCAGGATATGGCTTGCGATACATTCATAAAAATTGCCATCAAATGTAGACGCTACTTTGTGACCATACAGCCTAATGAGGCATGTACCTTCATCGATGAAATATTAAGCACCATGAGCAGCATAATTTGTGACTTGCAGCCTCAACAG GTGCATACGTTCTATGAAGCAGTTGGCTACATGATATCCGCACAGGTTGATCAAGTACAGCAGGACGCCTTAATTGAGAAGTATATGTTCTTGCCAAATCAGGTTTGGGATGATATAATCTCACGTGCCTCCAAGAATGTTGACTTTCTCAAAAATATGACAGCTGTAAAGCAGCTTGGTAGCATTTTGAAGACGAATGTAGCCGCATGTAAGGCTTTAGGGCATGCCTACGTAATTCAGTTGGGACgtatatatttggatatgcTCAATGTCTATAAAATAACATCTGAAAACATAATTCAGGCGATTGAGGTAAACGGTGTCGTTGTAAATAACCAACCGCTTATAAAATCAATGAATGTTGTAAAAAAAGAGACTTTGAATTTAATCTCGGAATGGGTATCGCGTTCTAATGACAATCAATTGGTTATGGATAACTTTATTCCGCCACTACTCGATGCTGTTTTGTTAGATTACCAG cgTTGTAAGGTGCCGTCTGCCAGAGAACCAAAAGTGCTTAGCTCAATGGCCATAATTGTGCACAAACTCCGCAATCACATCACAAACGAagtaccaaaaatatttgatgccGTCTTTGAGTGCACTCTAGATATGATTAATAAGAATTTCGAAGATTATCCACAACACCGAACTAGCTTTTACGAGCTCCTGCAAGCCGTCAATGCGCATTGCTTTAAAGCATTTCTCAATATTCCACCGGCACAATTTAGGCTTGTGTTCGATTCCGTTGTATGGGCTTTTAAGCACACGATGCGCAATGTTGCTGACATGGGTTTGAACATCTTATATaag ATGTTGCAAAATTTGGAACAACACCCACAGGCTGCGCAAAGTTTCTATCAAACGTATTTCACTGATATTTTAATGCAGATATTCTCCGTTGTCACTGATACTTCGCACACAGCAGGACTCGCCAATCATGCCACAATATTAGCATATATGTTCTCATTGGTAGAGAATAACAAAATTACTGTTAGCCTTGGCCCAATACCGGACAACACCATTTTCATACAAGAGTATGTGGCCTCTTTGCTGAAATCAGCTTTCAATCACTTAACTGATAACCAGATAAAGGTCTTTGTTACTGGTCTTTTCAATCTGGACGAAAATGTGCAAGCATTTAAAGAGCATTTGCGAGATTTCCTTATACAAATTAGG GAAATAACTGGTGAGGACGATTCCGACTTATACTTAGAAGAGAGAGAGGCAGCACTTCGCGAGGAGCAGGCTAATAAGCGTCTGATGCAGCGTAATATACCTGGCATGTTGAATCCGCACGAATTGCCGGAGGATATGCAGGAtgagtaa
- the fy gene encoding protein fuzzy homolog isoform X2, giving the protein MVTYSEDWTYVWRDFHNAVTLIVCARSMTEGVLQTLAEIVFGSISLFVNFDELVDLTLLERMKKEARNYMPVVDAALEACTTRVMGFTNCILSTENQQLAQRLNDFSGLCGSLFCCLVVGNNVTVGTEGWWDLDAIDRELLLLLLNSSSSLQNDIPVYLPKKDATLAYRFVTIPLAPSSVICVICGAAPSFRELRSMAQDTFCSESLLQNMERSITRSLPEELEIDQCVLAIIVANLNVKKCILTPNSNQASGGKRTIGGGILRLDLLKKIFDQTVQYNKNINGVHTDDQIRSRCIEPLDQYWCLDYYKCYAHYDNIGNTIFILFMSSVPTPAMRFIAQKLLYSILQDKTISW; this is encoded by the exons atG GTAACATATTCCGAAGATTGGACTTATGTTTGGAGAGATTTTCACAATGCCGTCACTCTGATCGTTTGTGCACGGTCCATGACTGAAGGAGTATTGCAGACATTAGCCGAAATCGTTTTTGGTTCAATATcactttttgttaattttgatgAGCTTGTGGATCTGACTTTGCTAGAGAGAATGAAGAAAGAAGCAAGAAATTATATGCCTGTTGTAGATGCGGCACTTGAAGCTTGCACAACGCGCGTGATGGGATTTACAAATTGTATACTATCAACTGAAAACCAACAATTGGCTCAGCGATTAAACGATTTTAGTGGCCTGTGCGGTTCACTCTTTTGTTGCCTTGTAGTTGGTAATAATGTTACGGTCGGTACAGAAGGCTGGTGGGATTTGGATGCTATAGATCGTGAATTACTTCTGCTTTTATTAAATTCGTCAAGTTCTCTACAAAATGACATTCCTGTATATTTGCCGAAAAAAGACGCAACG TTAGCATATAGATTCGTAACAATTCCATTGGCTCCAAGTAgtgttatttgtgttatatGCGGTGCTGCACCTAGTTTTCGTGAATTGCGGTCTATGGCGCAGGACACATTTTGCTCAGAAAGTTTATTGCAGAACATGGAACGAAGTATAACGCGCAGCTTACCGGAAGAATTGGAGATCGATCAGTGTGTTCTGGCAATAATTGTAGCTAATCTGAacgttaaaaaatgtatacttacACCTAATTCCAACCAAGCTTCAGGTGGAAAAAGGACAATAGGAGGAGGCATTCTACGTctagatttattaaaaaaaattttcgatcaaaccgtacaatacaataaaaatattaatggtgTTCATACAGATGACCAAATACGTTCGCGTTGTATTGAACCACTGGACCAATATTGGTGCTTAGATTACTATAAGTGCTATGCTCATTATGATAATATTGGAAACActatttttatcttatttatgTCTTCAGTTCCAACGCCGGCAATGAG ATTCATAGCCCAAAAACTTCTATACTCAATTCTACAAGACAAGACAATCAGCTggtag
- the fy gene encoding protein fuzzy homolog isoform X1, whose product MSIYILCLTTNGGLPVFTRKKGDCDNLPFSTVASLNGFHMFFKSLGITLQVTYSEDWTYVWRDFHNAVTLIVCARSMTEGVLQTLAEIVFGSISLFVNFDELVDLTLLERMKKEARNYMPVVDAALEACTTRVMGFTNCILSTENQQLAQRLNDFSGLCGSLFCCLVVGNNVTVGTEGWWDLDAIDRELLLLLLNSSSSLQNDIPVYLPKKDATLAYRFVTIPLAPSSVICVICGAAPSFRELRSMAQDTFCSESLLQNMERSITRSLPEELEIDQCVLAIIVANLNVKKCILTPNSNQASGGKRTIGGGILRLDLLKKIFDQTVQYNKNINGVHTDDQIRSRCIEPLDQYWCLDYYKCYAHYDNIGNTIFILFMSSVPTPAMRFIAQKLLYSILQDKTISW is encoded by the exons aTGTCGATTTATATACTTTGTTTAACAACAAATGGAGGTTTACCTGTCTTTACCCGTAAAAAAGGCGATTGTGACAAT CTGCCTTTTTCTACTGTGGCTTCATTAAATGGTTttcatatgttttttaaatctttGGGCATAACGTTACAGGTAACATATTCCGAAGATTGGACTTATGTTTGGAGAGATTTTCACAATGCCGTCACTCTGATCGTTTGTGCACGGTCCATGACTGAAGGAGTATTGCAGACATTAGCCGAAATCGTTTTTGGTTCAATATcactttttgttaattttgatgAGCTTGTGGATCTGACTTTGCTAGAGAGAATGAAGAAAGAAGCAAGAAATTATATGCCTGTTGTAGATGCGGCACTTGAAGCTTGCACAACGCGCGTGATGGGATTTACAAATTGTATACTATCAACTGAAAACCAACAATTGGCTCAGCGATTAAACGATTTTAGTGGCCTGTGCGGTTCACTCTTTTGTTGCCTTGTAGTTGGTAATAATGTTACGGTCGGTACAGAAGGCTGGTGGGATTTGGATGCTATAGATCGTGAATTACTTCTGCTTTTATTAAATTCGTCAAGTTCTCTACAAAATGACATTCCTGTATATTTGCCGAAAAAAGACGCAACG TTAGCATATAGATTCGTAACAATTCCATTGGCTCCAAGTAgtgttatttgtgttatatGCGGTGCTGCACCTAGTTTTCGTGAATTGCGGTCTATGGCGCAGGACACATTTTGCTCAGAAAGTTTATTGCAGAACATGGAACGAAGTATAACGCGCAGCTTACCGGAAGAATTGGAGATCGATCAGTGTGTTCTGGCAATAATTGTAGCTAATCTGAacgttaaaaaatgtatacttacACCTAATTCCAACCAAGCTTCAGGTGGAAAAAGGACAATAGGAGGAGGCATTCTACGTctagatttattaaaaaaaattttcgatcaaaccgtacaatacaataaaaatattaatggtgTTCATACAGATGACCAAATACGTTCGCGTTGTATTGAACCACTGGACCAATATTGGTGCTTAGATTACTATAAGTGCTATGCTCATTATGATAATATTGGAAACActatttttatcttatttatgTCTTCAGTTCCAACGCCGGCAATGAG ATTCATAGCCCAAAAACTTCTATACTCAATTCTACAAGACAAGACAATCAGCTggtag